One window from the genome of Faecalibacterium sp. HTF-F encodes:
- a CDS encoding HU family DNA-binding protein produces the protein MTRSQMIETVARKTGFTEAQVETTMDAMFDQIADCLRADEKVTIAGFGRFEMRPRKPKAYTNPKTKVSSRLESTSIPGFKASGRFKQKLEAGKKNVEETA, from the coding sequence ATGACCCGTTCCCAGATGATCGAGACTGTTGCACGCAAGACCGGCTTTACCGAAGCTCAGGTCGAGACCACAATGGATGCGATGTTTGACCAGATCGCCGACTGCCTGCGCGCAGACGAGAAGGTGACCATCGCAGGCTTTGGCCGTTTTGAGATGCGTCCCCGCAAGCCCAAGGCCTACACCAACCCCAAGACCAAGGTTTCCAGCCGTCTGGAGTCCACCTCCATCCCCGGCTTCAAGGCCAGCGGCCGCTTCAAGCAGAAGCTGGAAGCAGGCAAGAAGAACGTGGAAGAGACCGCCTGA